In Phragmites australis chromosome 16, lpPhrAust1.1, whole genome shotgun sequence, one DNA window encodes the following:
- the LOC133895420 gene encoding putrescine hydroxycinnamoyltransferase 1-like: MKVDVVETTLVAPSEETPRRELWLSNLDLAVPKTHTPLVYYYPAPASPAADGTAGEDFFAPERLKEALSKALVPFYPLAGRLGVGEGGRLQIDCNGEGALFVVARADLAGDELFQDYEPSPEVRRMFVPFAPSGEPPCVMAMFQVTFLKCGGVVLGTGIHHVTMDGIGAFHFIQTWTGLARGLDAAEACGSLPFHDRTLLRARSPPTPSFDHPVYSPALLNGRPRAFVTRVYSVSPKLLADLKSRCAPGVSTYCAVTAHLWRCMCVARGLAPDSDTRLRVPANVRHRLHPPLPRSYFGNAIVRDLVTTRVEDVLARPLGFVAQTIKDAVDRVDDAYVRSVVDYLEVESEKGSQAARGQLMPESDLWVVSWLGMPMYDADFGWGTPRFVAPAQMFGSGTAYVTQRANRDDGIAVLFGLEPEYLQCFEKVFYGE, translated from the exons ATGAAGGTTGACGTGGTGGAGACGACGCTGGTGGCGCCGAGCGAGGAGACGCCGCGGCGGGAGCTATGGCTGTCCAACCTCGACCTTGCCGTGCCCAAGACGCACACGCCGCTCGTCTACTACTACCCGGCGCCGGCGTCCCCGGCGGCGGACGGCACCGCAGGAGAGGACTTTTTCGCTCCAGAGCGGCTCAAGGAGGCGCTGTCCAAGGCGCTGGTGCCGTTCTACCCGCTGGCTGGGCGGCTCGGCGTGGGCGAGGGCGGGCGGCTGCAGATCGACTGCAACGGCGAGGGCGCGCTCTTCGTCGTCGCCAGGGCGGACTTGGCCGGCGATGAGCTCTTCCAGGACTACGAGCCGTCTCCGGAGGTCAGGCGGATGTTCGTGCCGTTCGCGCCGTCCGGCGAGCCGCCCTGCGTCATGGCCATGTTTCAG GTGACGTTCCTCAAGTGCGGCGGCGTGGTGCTGGGCACGGGCATCCACCACGTGACCATGGACGGCATTGGCGCGTTCCACTTCATCCAGACGTGGACGGGGCTGGCCCGCGGCCTCGACGCTGCCGAGGCGTGCGGGTCGCTGCCGTTCCACGACCGGACCCTCCTCCGCGCGCGCTCCCCGCCGACCCCGTCCTTCGACCACCCCGTGTACTCGCCGGCCCTGCTCAACGGCCGGCCCCGCGCCTTCGTGACCCGCGTCTACTCCGTCTCCCCCAAGCTCCTCGCCGACCTCAAGTCCCGCTGCGCGCCCGGCGTGTCCACCTATTGCGCCGTCACCGCGCACCTCTGGCGCTGCATGTGCGTCGCGCGCGGGCTCGCCCCGGACTCGGACACGCGGCTCCGCGTGCCGGCCAACGTGCGCCACCGCCTGCACCCCCCGCTCCCGCGCAGCTACTTCGGCAACGCCATCGTGCGCGACCTCGTTACCACCCGGGTCGAGGACGTCCTGGCCCGCCCCCTGGGTTTCGTGGCGCAGACGATCAAGGACGCCGTGGACCGCGTGGACGACGCGTACGTGCGGTCCGTGGTGGACTACCTGGAGGTGGAGTCGGAGAAGGGCAGCCAGGCGGCGCGCGGGCAGCTCATGCCGGAGTCGGACCTGTGGGTGGTGAGCTGGCTGGGGATGCCCATGTACGACGCCGACTTTGGCTGGGGCACGCCGCGGTTCGTGGCGCCGGCGCAGATGTTCGGCAGCGGCACGGCGTACGTGACGCAGCGCGCCAACAGGGATGACGGCATTGCTGTGCTCTTTGGGCTGGAGCCCGAGTACCTGCAGTGCTTCGAGAAGGTCTTCTACGGGGAGTGA